Proteins found in one Artemia franciscana chromosome 13, ASM3288406v1, whole genome shotgun sequence genomic segment:
- the LOC136034401 gene encoding uncharacterized protein LOC136034401 — protein MELNVSFENEFQLDGWVYVDDLGVVCKELKFDSDHSDTTEKAFENTLKAAAEKAFAAFQSQITFENEKSQKTKRRKAKKTRRHVQNPQQERVTNEKPHFGIIPSFPDINSKKDEKNIREEFRKSQGVSQNSQQVHNEINNEASEFEIISSFNDSPYKENRKDAQREVSKSQGTVQILQIADGERVDEMSDFVILHSFQDPRPKKKLNFNDEPLRMALKDAAEKALAAFQSQTLFENKQKETNKRRKIKKSQRYIQSTQQKIMDDKSSYEILSSFHGPLPKKKHNFNDEPLRIALKDAAEKALAAFQSQTLLENKQNETNKRRKVKKSRRYIHSTQQKIMDDKSSYEILSSFHGPLPKKEVQAKDNPPRTTSIKEATEMALAVFEMHRREEGRKGKSSRNGQFS, from the exons GAGCTCAAATTTGACAGTGACCATAGTGACACAACTGAGAAAGCGTTCGAAAATACTCTTAAGGCTGCGGCTGAGAAGGCATTTGCTGCCTTTCAGTCCCAGATAACATTTGAAAACgagaaaagccaaaaaactaagCGCAGAAAAGCCAAAAAAACACGTCGACATGTCCAAAACCCACAGCAGGAGCGTGTAACGAACGAAAAACCACATTTTGGGATAATTCCCAGTTTTCCAGACATTAATTcaaagaaagatgaaaaaaatatacggGAAGAATTTAGAAAATCACAGGGAGTTAGCCAAAATTCGCAACAGGTACATAACGAAATAAACAACGAAGCGTCCGAATTTGAGATTATCTCCAGTTTTAATGATTCTCCCTACAAGGAAAATCGAAAAGATGCACAGAGAGAAGTTTCAAAATCACAGGGAACAGTTCAAATATTGCAGATAGCTGATGGAGAAAGAGTAGATGAAATGTCAGATTTTGTAATTCTTCACAGTTTTCAGGATCCCCGTCCTAAGAAG aagCTCAACTTCAACGATGAGCCACTAAGGATGGCGCTAAAGGATGCGGCTGAGAAAGCATTAGCTGCCTTCCAATCACAGAcactatttgaaaataagcagaaagaaacaaataaacgtagaaaaattaaaaagtccCAGCGATATATTCAAAGCACGCAACAAAAAATAATGGATGACAAGTCGAGTTATGAGATTCTTTCCAGTTTTCATGGTCCTCTTCCCAAGAAG AAGCACAACTTCAACGATGAGCCACTAAGGATTGCGCTAAAGGATGCGGCTGAGAAAGCATTAGCTGCCTTCCAATCACAGACACTAttggaaaataagcagaatgaAACAAATAAACGTAGAAAAGTTAAAAAGTCACGGCGATATATTCACAGCACACAGCAAAAAATAATGGATGACAAGTCGAGTTATGAGATTCTCTCCAGTTTTCATGGTCCTCTTCCCAAGAAG GAGGTTCAAGCTAAAGATAATCCACCAAGAACGACGTCCATCAAGGAAGCAACAGAAATGGCATTGGCCGTCTTTGAAATGCACAGAAGAGAGGAGGGGCGAAAAGGAAAGAGCTCACGAAATGgacaattttcataa